A part of Novipirellula artificiosorum genomic DNA contains:
- a CDS encoding ADP-ribosylglycohydrolase family protein codes for MNNTINHSRRRLLKTTAATGLGASLIPSSLFAEGAVDPKTLEIYRTKAMGCFVGAAIADAMGGPTECQHYLRIAEMFPDFQNHIRYDTPGTFFKLRPGYALDAAAGSITDDTFIRMDLAGYLLGTDVPYDAASFAPWLLQHADFSNWWKVAVRPLKRIEKGEVAPEEAGVDHKQGGGGGWWQPVSMLYAGDPQKASAVTTAMCKIWKAPLEEDILSSVVAGQAAAYKKGATVDSVVQAVLDDSGELTKKLFTRAVEIAQKAKSPTELYEELYKHCLVKSCTTDVDGPMPERLEPEVRMEPKGYNGILFAEQQPLALAYFVYGQGDPYKTVLTGVKGGRDADSITCNSAAWLGALSGMEVWPKKWVDVVQNANLKRMNLLKTGNELIEKGIANKTVRFDRMGWGDRLAAC; via the coding sequence ATGAATAACACGATCAATCATTCTCGCCGCAGATTGCTTAAAACCACCGCCGCAACGGGCTTAGGGGCTAGCTTGATTCCATCGAGCCTTTTTGCTGAAGGGGCCGTTGATCCCAAGACGCTCGAAATCTATCGTACCAAGGCCATGGGCTGTTTTGTGGGTGCCGCTATTGCTGATGCTATGGGCGGGCCCACGGAATGTCAGCATTACCTGCGTATTGCCGAAATGTTTCCTGATTTTCAGAATCATATTCGGTACGACACCCCCGGAACCTTCTTTAAGTTGAGGCCGGGGTATGCGCTCGATGCAGCTGCGGGGAGTATCACGGATGACACCTTCATTCGTATGGATCTGGCTGGGTATCTCCTGGGAACTGATGTCCCCTATGATGCGGCTAGTTTTGCACCTTGGTTGTTGCAGCATGCTGACTTTTCAAACTGGTGGAAAGTGGCGGTTAGGCCACTCAAGCGGATCGAAAAAGGTGAGGTTGCACCTGAAGAAGCCGGGGTGGACCACAAACAGGGGGGTGGCGGCGGTTGGTGGCAACCGGTATCCATGCTTTACGCCGGTGATCCCCAAAAAGCTTCGGCCGTGACAACGGCGATGTGCAAAATATGGAAGGCCCCGCTCGAAGAAGATATCCTCTCTTCCGTCGTAGCAGGTCAAGCCGCCGCCTACAAAAAAGGAGCCACCGTCGATTCCGTGGTTCAGGCGGTACTTGATGATTCCGGAGAGCTTACGAAAAAGTTATTCACGCGGGCGGTGGAAATTGCGCAAAAGGCCAAGTCGCCAACAGAGCTCTATGAAGAACTCTATAAGCACTGCTTGGTAAAATCCTGCACGACAGACGTGGATGGCCCCATGCCGGAACGACTGGAGCCCGAAGTGAGGATGGAACCCAAAGGATACAACGGAATACTGTTCGCGGAGCAACAGCCGCTGGCTCTGGCCTACTTTGTTTATGGACAAGGGGATCCCTATAAAACAGTCCTCACTGGCGTCAAAGGGGGGCGGGATGCGGATAGCATCACCTGTAATTCCGCGGCTTGGCTGGGTGCTTTGAGTGGCATGGAGGTGTGGCCCAAGAAGTGGGTTGATGTCGTTCAAAACGCGAACCTAAAACGAATGAATCTCTTAAAAACCGGAAACGAACTTATCGAAAAAGGCATCGCGAATAAGACGGTTCGCTTTGATCGAATGGGATGGGGTGATCGTCTAGCAGCGTGTTGA
- a CDS encoding GH39 family glycosyl hydrolase yields the protein MKKIWCIGLLLAAVQVRADDVKEETIVSEKHVMTVEADNLVGDVYNLWNVRVINSISLWKDPVFLEKIPKISKHIKYINSIRCLGGKTGGSDEWFQEVDNQGEIICDFSGFIDYVKAQKAAGYIPWIVLDNVPQKMSSQPFNKYGNTSPPDDFDLWFRYVQKFLTALVDEFGLEEVSSWRYRVGTEPDLFPGHWSGTKEEYFKHYDYTVAALESIIKDPWIGPGNMLMWNGSQKGQKGGRWGFDILKHCAEGTNYYTGKIGTKIDYYSQSVYAMSPHPFLYEENMQKVRAELAKYPSIKDIDCEIHEYGELNECLSRGEAVSNTEFFAGLYAHTVDVAYRYNVRRIYNWDQHMGTIYGVEQIVPGLFDPWMNVMDCLAVMEGGQRVNVLKDAQKQLKFGTIAAWKNDDLYLLVYSHHDNAKQASENNIALTLVGDRIARENRWSIDEQLLDQHNGVFIHQLYKDIEAAGIPAKETKFYLQRNIGARYGEENMEGVIEVITKNLKKYQEMGEMKSVKAAEKIDTVNGIIELNLDFHGSALRFIRLSPAE from the coding sequence ATGAAAAAGATATGGTGTATAGGGCTTCTGTTGGCAGCCGTGCAAGTGCGGGCGGATGACGTGAAAGAAGAGACCATTGTTTCTGAAAAGCACGTTATGACAGTAGAAGCAGATAATCTCGTGGGTGACGTCTATAATCTGTGGAACGTGCGTGTGATTAACAGCATTTCGCTTTGGAAAGATCCAGTGTTCCTGGAAAAAATTCCAAAGATCTCCAAGCACATCAAATACATCAACAGCATTCGCTGCTTAGGAGGAAAAACAGGCGGGAGCGACGAGTGGTTTCAGGAGGTGGATAATCAGGGAGAGATTATTTGTGATTTTTCGGGATTTATCGATTACGTAAAGGCTCAAAAGGCGGCTGGATACATTCCTTGGATCGTGCTGGACAATGTGCCCCAAAAAATGAGCAGTCAGCCCTTTAATAAATATGGAAATACGAGTCCTCCTGACGACTTCGATCTATGGTTCCGCTATGTACAGAAATTTCTCACGGCGCTGGTGGATGAGTTTGGTTTGGAGGAGGTAAGTTCATGGCGTTATCGAGTAGGTACGGAGCCAGATCTATTTCCTGGTCACTGGTCCGGAACCAAGGAAGAGTATTTTAAACATTACGATTACACCGTCGCGGCGTTGGAGAGCATTATTAAAGATCCGTGGATCGGTCCGGGAAACATGCTGATGTGGAATGGAAGCCAGAAAGGCCAAAAAGGAGGGCGATGGGGTTTCGATATTCTTAAACACTGTGCGGAAGGAACAAATTACTATACCGGGAAAATCGGCACGAAAATCGATTATTACTCGCAGTCCGTCTATGCGATGTCGCCGCATCCTTTTTTATACGAAGAAAACATGCAAAAGGTCCGCGCTGAATTGGCCAAATATCCCTCGATCAAAGATATTGATTGCGAAATTCATGAATATGGCGAATTGAATGAATGTCTCAGTCGCGGAGAAGCGGTCAGTAATACGGAGTTCTTTGCTGGTCTATATGCGCACACCGTCGATGTGGCCTACCGGTATAATGTGCGTCGTATTTATAACTGGGATCAGCACATGGGAACCATTTATGGCGTTGAACAAATTGTTCCGGGTCTTTTTGACCCTTGGATGAACGTCATGGATTGTTTAGCTGTGATGGAAGGCGGACAACGCGTTAACGTCTTGAAAGATGCACAGAAGCAATTGAAGTTTGGTACCATTGCCGCATGGAAGAATGACGACCTCTATCTGCTCGTCTATTCACATCATGACAATGCGAAACAAGCATCTGAAAACAATATCGCGTTAACGTTGGTCGGTGATCGAATTGCAAGAGAAAACAGATGGTCTATTGATGAACAGCTTCTTGATCAGCATAACGGAGTTTTTATTCACCAACTCTACAAAGATATTGAAGCCGCCGGCATTCCTGCGAAAGAGACCAAATTCTATCTGCAACGCAACATTGGCGCACGTTATGGAGAAGAAAATATGGAAGGCGTTATCGAAGTGATTACAAAGAATCTGAAGAAATATCAGGAAATGGGCGAAATGAAGTCGGTTAAAGCAGCCGAGAAGATCGACACCGTAAATGGAATAATCGAGCTGAATCTGGACTTTCACGGCAGTGCTTTGCGTTTCATTAGGTTGAGCCCTGCTGAATAG
- a CDS encoding sulfatase, with product MKTRRTILVLLTLLFVVRAGAAEDAKPNILFIAIDDLRPELGCYGDTVVKSPHIDKLAAESMVFDRAYCSVAVCGASRASLMTGILPTKNRYIDFLAKVDEDTPNAVTMPQVFKDAGYFTKANGKVFHTATDTAERSWSRPARRVGDADSEESESAAPAARKKGGKGAKLFFDDADVPDNAYGDGIVAEQTIADLRELKESGKPFFLACGFIRPHLPFIAPKKYWDLYDEATLPIADNRFKPEDAPDALHGSGEFKTYSLGKFRPASEAFHRKMRHGYFASTSYSDKLTGDVLNELERLGLAENTIVILWGDHGWHLGEHNFWGKHNTMHNALRIPLIVKVPGKMQGKSGSLIQSVDIFPTLCSLAGLEVPKSVQGHSFVELLSAPDKKINEAVYARFKEADAVVTDQFTYSRYSNGEEMMYDLQKDPKENRNIVGNPEYASTLKFMREELHRRIKLAESAAF from the coding sequence ATGAAAACCCGACGAACTATCCTTGTCCTCCTAACGCTTCTCTTCGTCGTCCGGGCTGGTGCGGCCGAAGACGCCAAGCCCAACATCCTTTTCATTGCGATCGACGACCTGCGTCCTGAGCTGGGATGCTATGGCGACACCGTCGTAAAGTCGCCGCACATCGACAAGCTCGCGGCCGAGAGTATGGTCTTCGATCGGGCATACTGTTCGGTTGCGGTCTGCGGCGCTTCGCGAGCCAGTCTGATGACCGGCATTCTGCCGACAAAGAATCGCTACATCGACTTTCTTGCGAAAGTGGATGAAGACACCCCGAATGCGGTCACCATGCCACAGGTCTTCAAGGATGCTGGCTACTTCACCAAGGCGAATGGCAAAGTCTTTCACACAGCCACGGACACGGCGGAGCGAAGCTGGAGCAGGCCTGCCCGGCGGGTGGGTGACGCCGACTCGGAAGAATCTGAGTCCGCCGCCCCCGCTGCCAGGAAGAAAGGCGGCAAGGGGGCGAAACTGTTCTTCGACGATGCCGATGTGCCGGACAACGCTTATGGCGACGGAATCGTGGCCGAGCAGACGATTGCGGATCTGCGGGAGCTCAAGGAGAGCGGAAAACCCTTCTTCCTCGCCTGCGGGTTCATTCGCCCACACCTGCCCTTCATTGCTCCGAAAAAATATTGGGACCTCTATGATGAAGCCACGCTGCCGATCGCGGATAACCGCTTCAAACCGGAGGACGCACCCGATGCCCTGCATGGGTCCGGCGAATTCAAGACCTATTCGCTGGGTAAGTTTAGGCCGGCATCGGAAGCCTTCCATCGCAAAATGCGCCACGGCTACTTCGCCTCAACAAGCTATTCGGACAAGCTGACCGGTGATGTGCTCAACGAACTTGAGAGACTCGGGCTGGCGGAAAACACGATCGTCATCCTTTGGGGCGACCACGGCTGGCACCTCGGCGAGCACAATTTCTGGGGCAAACACAACACCATGCACAACGCGCTGCGAATTCCGCTGATCGTGAAGGTCCCAGGGAAGATGCAGGGAAAAAGCGGTTCGCTGATTCAGAGCGTCGATATTTTCCCTACACTCTGCTCGCTGGCAGGACTGGAGGTTCCGAAGTCCGTGCAAGGCCACAGTTTTGTGGAACTTCTAAGCGCACCTGACAAGAAAATCAACGAGGCGGTCTATGCTCGGTTCAAGGAGGCTGACGCGGTGGTGACGGACCAGTTCACCTACTCGAGATATTCCAATGGAGAAGAGATGATGTATGACCTTCAAAAAGATCCGAAGGAGAACCGGAACATCGTAGGGAACCCGGAATATGCCTCCACCTTGAAGTTTATGCGCGAGGAACTCCACCGGCGGATCAAGCTCGCTGAATCGGCCGCCTTCTAA
- a CDS encoding glycosyl hydrolase, giving the protein MMNKLGLISPHKIISLLAAILFILFITSDCWANTALQNQLYENFKTPPAEARPFVRWWWNGNKITAKELDRELELLKRAGFGGVEINPIAMPSECPDNGDEALVWMSDEWIDLLVHSCEKAKELGLITDMIVGTGWPFGGEFLELDDTCQRVTPHAQRYKGGTTLELSEAELLATYKTTEKADLAGSHASDNSTHTLSYLTLVPVKCDGAEEVIDLRDHMDEQGRVSYQINQAGEYNLCYGFLEQRFRNVTLGAPGGAGPVMDHYKKEVTRAYLSRLKRISEKSGIPLNQLVRALFCDSIEISGANWSDGFADLFSQKYGYELAPWMPFIFDGPEVGEYTAKFTPEFKQQMKRVRYDYNKLLVETFLANFTREFQDFCTENDLLCRYQAYGTPFLMGMLDGYMIPDIPESNNWIYSADMKGPQWEWSQQHGYMTWNMYAASGGHLEGRKIISTEAMTNLKGVFKTTLEEIKQHDDMNFITGMNHSVLHGFNYSPPDVAFPGWIRFGAFFSELNPWWKHLSRWADYNARLSFVFQNSQPLKKIAIIGPTADLWGDVGLSRDPFHMTPEYLNKLWEPISQLGYSCDYINQRILEEATVKDGAIAYGPMRYDLLVLASMQSISPRAAAAVQAFAEAGGEIVAIDQLPMKSLQFKDHAKNDQLVKNAMERLLAEHPASVTQVKQPKSLDLLYDWTRTMLEKAGVSPDVAIDQPSQKVYQIHQRAEGKQIYFFANVHRAEEATFAATFPVEGKYPWSWNPETGERTPYPFTSDPNQLRITLEPLQSLLLVFEEEKPQAKAAPVERVLKQSKAVKGSWTVTGNRVDGKTFTWNVDQLIDFGHSSEATQRTFGGTLIYNTTLKDTEGFTHLDLGKVNEGVTELYVNGIKAGTRWYGEAVYPIADLLKDGSNDIEIHYTTVLANYCKSLTHNPVAQRWTEEFSNPTATGLEGPLRLLTISLETTQSKPSTPTQDERIDIAVDTDQEMGEFYNFWNVFPVTVQKTFLDQANHAELREMYKYADYINCVRFLGGIKLEKDDYYRGVDEQGQAICDFSLAIDLIAGIRECGFTPWIVLDNVPAKMCDKPTKNRYGNSMPPNNFEVWSSYIKQLVQALVSEFGYDEVKTWRFRVGTEPDLLDQHWSGTKEQYLAHYDHTVAAVTSIIPEAIIGPGNILDPAKKWKWNTWGSEIIDHCATGTNYVTGKIGTPMHFFSTSYYTSVGKPDERFNQVINEMRQKLKQYPSFYQVPVEIQEFGILSENGKWIVGDGTEFGGSWMAHFADKINTLQVPRVYQWEWNANKGKGIDTPISHVMDRLEEMVGGIRFQSTATRSSEADHVGCIAIAKEGHLDVMVFRHLAVRDNGDRVPVRVLLQGETIKARQWSISEASVINGDHPGFMHEQKADIRQAGKREIESLIQKNKAKYERMSELSRMNPPAFKKGSAGQLYFDLELDGHSVVLLRLKPRD; this is encoded by the coding sequence ATGATGAATAAATTGGGCCTTATCTCGCCTCATAAGATTATTTCTCTTCTAGCAGCCATCTTATTCATATTGTTCATTACATCGGATTGCTGGGCTAACACCGCCCTCCAAAACCAACTCTATGAAAACTTCAAAACTCCACCCGCCGAAGCGCGCCCTTTTGTTCGCTGGTGGTGGAACGGTAATAAAATCACTGCCAAGGAGCTGGACCGCGAACTGGAACTCTTGAAACGCGCCGGGTTTGGAGGTGTCGAGATCAATCCGATCGCGATGCCGTCGGAATGTCCTGACAACGGCGATGAAGCCCTGGTCTGGATGAGCGACGAGTGGATCGACTTGCTGGTTCACTCCTGCGAGAAGGCCAAAGAGCTGGGACTGATCACGGACATGATCGTGGGAACCGGCTGGCCGTTTGGCGGTGAGTTTCTCGAGTTAGACGACACCTGCCAGCGCGTAACGCCCCATGCTCAGCGCTATAAGGGCGGTACAACGCTTGAACTGAGTGAAGCCGAACTGTTGGCCACGTACAAGACCACCGAAAAAGCCGATCTCGCGGGCTCCCACGCCAGCGACAACTCTACACACACGTTATCCTACTTAACATTGGTGCCCGTGAAGTGCGACGGCGCAGAAGAGGTGATCGACCTCAGGGATCACATGGATGAGCAGGGTCGCGTTTCTTATCAAATCAACCAAGCGGGCGAATACAATCTCTGCTACGGGTTCCTGGAACAACGCTTCAGAAACGTAACTTTAGGTGCGCCGGGAGGTGCGGGGCCCGTGATGGATCATTATAAAAAGGAGGTGACCCGCGCCTACCTTTCGCGATTAAAGCGAATCTCGGAAAAATCCGGTATCCCGCTGAATCAATTGGTGCGGGCATTATTCTGCGACAGCATCGAGATTTCTGGAGCCAACTGGAGCGACGGCTTCGCCGACCTGTTTTCCCAAAAATATGGATACGAGTTAGCCCCCTGGATGCCGTTCATTTTCGATGGTCCTGAAGTCGGGGAATACACGGCGAAATTCACTCCGGAATTCAAGCAACAGATGAAACGCGTTCGATACGACTACAACAAGCTCTTAGTCGAAACCTTCCTAGCCAACTTCACACGGGAGTTTCAGGACTTCTGCACAGAAAATGATCTCCTCTGCCGCTATCAAGCCTACGGAACCCCCTTCTTGATGGGCATGCTCGATGGCTACATGATCCCGGATATTCCCGAAAGCAACAACTGGATCTACTCCGCCGACATGAAGGGCCCGCAGTGGGAATGGAGCCAACAACATGGTTACATGACGTGGAATATGTACGCGGCTTCAGGAGGTCATCTCGAGGGTAGAAAAATCATCTCGACCGAGGCCATGACCAATCTAAAAGGCGTCTTCAAAACGACGCTGGAAGAGATCAAACAGCACGACGACATGAACTTTATCACCGGCATGAATCATTCCGTCCTGCATGGGTTTAACTATTCCCCTCCTGATGTGGCGTTTCCGGGTTGGATACGTTTTGGCGCGTTTTTCAGCGAGCTGAACCCATGGTGGAAACACCTTTCGCGATGGGCCGACTACAACGCGCGCCTCTCTTTCGTGTTTCAAAACTCGCAACCCCTGAAGAAAATCGCGATCATTGGACCCACCGCGGATTTGTGGGGCGATGTCGGGCTGAGCAGAGACCCCTTCCATATGACTCCGGAATACCTCAACAAACTCTGGGAGCCGATCAGCCAGTTAGGCTATTCCTGCGACTACATCAATCAAAGAATTCTGGAAGAAGCCACAGTAAAGGACGGCGCCATCGCCTATGGCCCCATGCGCTATGACCTGCTCGTGCTCGCAAGCATGCAATCCATTTCTCCGCGTGCCGCGGCCGCCGTTCAAGCATTCGCCGAAGCAGGAGGAGAAATCGTCGCGATTGATCAGCTCCCCATGAAGTCGCTTCAATTTAAGGATCACGCAAAAAACGATCAGTTGGTTAAAAACGCGATGGAGCGTCTGCTCGCAGAACACCCCGCCTCGGTCACCCAGGTGAAACAGCCGAAATCGCTCGACCTGTTGTACGACTGGACCCGAACCATGTTAGAAAAAGCGGGCGTCTCTCCCGACGTGGCCATCGATCAGCCCAGCCAAAAGGTATATCAGATTCATCAACGTGCGGAAGGAAAGCAAATTTACTTCTTCGCCAACGTTCACCGCGCCGAAGAAGCGACGTTTGCTGCAACATTCCCAGTCGAAGGAAAATATCCCTGGTCCTGGAACCCGGAAACGGGAGAACGAACACCTTATCCTTTCACGTCCGATCCGAATCAGCTTCGCATCACCTTGGAGCCATTGCAATCGCTCCTGCTCGTGTTCGAAGAGGAAAAGCCCCAAGCGAAAGCGGCGCCCGTTGAGCGAGTGTTAAAACAATCCAAAGCAGTGAAGGGAAGTTGGACTGTCACCGGAAATCGCGTTGATGGGAAAACGTTCACGTGGAATGTGGATCAACTGATCGACTTCGGCCACTCCAGCGAAGCCACACAACGAACCTTTGGTGGAACACTTATTTACAACACCACGCTGAAGGATACCGAGGGTTTTACCCATCTTGACCTCGGAAAAGTGAACGAAGGGGTCACTGAACTCTATGTGAACGGCATAAAGGCAGGCACACGCTGGTATGGTGAAGCCGTGTACCCCATTGCCGACTTGCTCAAAGATGGAAGCAACGATATTGAAATCCATTACACCACCGTATTGGCAAATTATTGCAAATCCCTTACCCATAACCCCGTCGCACAGAGATGGACTGAGGAGTTCAGCAATCCAACAGCAACCGGCCTGGAAGGTCCATTACGCTTACTCACGATATCGCTTGAGACAACTCAATCCAAACCGTCAACGCCAACGCAGGATGAACGGATTGATATCGCCGTAGATACCGACCAAGAGATGGGCGAATTCTACAACTTCTGGAATGTTTTTCCGGTTACCGTTCAGAAGACGTTTCTGGACCAGGCCAACCATGCCGAACTCCGCGAAATGTATAAATATGCAGACTATATTAACTGCGTGCGTTTTCTAGGCGGTATTAAGCTGGAGAAGGATGATTACTACCGAGGGGTCGATGAACAGGGACAGGCGATCTGCGATTTCTCTCTGGCCATCGATCTGATTGCAGGCATTCGGGAATGTGGGTTTACTCCATGGATTGTGCTGGATAATGTGCCAGCCAAAATGTGCGACAAGCCGACCAAGAACCGGTATGGCAACTCAATGCCGCCCAACAACTTCGAGGTATGGAGCAGCTATATAAAACAGTTGGTTCAAGCCTTGGTTAGCGAATTTGGATATGATGAAGTTAAAACATGGCGCTTTCGTGTCGGTACGGAACCCGACCTTTTAGACCAGCACTGGTCAGGAACAAAGGAGCAGTATCTGGCTCACTATGACCATACGGTAGCAGCCGTAACGAGCATCATTCCTGAAGCAATAATCGGGCCGGGAAACATTCTTGATCCCGCAAAGAAATGGAAGTGGAACACCTGGGGCAGTGAGATTATTGACCATTGCGCGACTGGAACAAATTATGTCACCGGAAAGATCGGCACACCGATGCATTTCTTTTCCACCAGCTATTACACTTCCGTTGGGAAGCCTGATGAACGCTTTAATCAGGTCATTAATGAAATGCGACAAAAATTGAAACAATACCCGAGTTTTTACCAGGTTCCAGTGGAGATTCAGGAATTCGGCATTCTGAGCGAAAACGGCAAATGGATCGTCGGCGACGGCACTGAATTTGGCGGTTCCTGGATGGCACACTTTGCCGACAAGATTAATACCCTGCAAGTCCCTCGCGTTTATCAGTGGGAATGGAACGCCAATAAGGGGAAGGGCATCGACACCCCGATAAGCCATGTGATGGACCGACTCGAAGAAATGGTGGGGGGCATCCGTTTTCAATCCACAGCAACACGTTCCAGCGAAGCGGATCATGTGGGCTGCATCGCGATAGCCAAAGAGGGACATCTGGATGTCATGGTGTTCCGCCATTTGGCCGTACGGGATAATGGAGACCGCGTCCCGGTTCGCGTGCTCCTGCAAGGGGAAACCATAAAAGCCCGCCAATGGTCTATTTCAGAAGCATCCGTCATTAACGGCGATCATCCCGGTTTCATGCATGAGCAAAAGGCCGATATAAGACAGGCCGGTAAACGCGAAATAGAGAGCCTTATTCAAAAGAACAAGGCGAAGTATGAACGGATGAGCGAGCTTTCCCGCATGAACCCGCCAGCCTTTAAAAAAGGCTCGGCCGGACAGCTCTACTTCGATCTAGAATTGGATGGACACAGCGTCGTATTGTTGCGTCTGAAACCTAGAGATTAA
- a CDS encoding sulfatase family protein: MPTKMMKTKFSKLTVILFYAIIGGGGGAAGADSEMKGSKPNIVFFLGDDQSKFDHSTYGNVAVPTPTTDALAKEGLVFERAFTGQAICAPSRSMLYTGLYPLRNGCFINHSPIRPGVQTLPKYLSDLGYTVVLAGKSHVNPDAQFPWSIRMEPVQEEGLPRPSIPIQEMDKLMKDQGSKPFCLMIASEFPHGPYFDESPYKADDVSLPPFADSTEEAKKKATLYYASIAQKERELASVLKLLEKHGIEDQTIVFYADDHGVTRGKYTAYDSGLNVAFIVRWPGNVPPGRTNALSSFADFVPTVIELAGGTPPEDLDGMSLLPILEKGEGKQHEYVYGVTVNQGIIYRHVFPQRSVHDGRYHYIFNFNSMERLERERAKGNEVNYFIEKGASKYRHLPEEMLFDTQSDPHELSNLAGRPEMADVQQSLKTELFRWMKEQNDYLSEDGPLPFLQTNKKFSLDRADEGHPIPKRMIGSLKGKTIDPHR, from the coding sequence ATGCCCACCAAAATGATGAAAACCAAATTTTCCAAGCTTACAGTCATCTTGTTCTACGCAATCATCGGCGGTGGGGGCGGAGCGGCTGGGGCTGACTCGGAGATGAAGGGCTCGAAGCCTAACATCGTGTTTTTCCTCGGTGACGATCAAAGCAAATTCGACCATAGCACCTATGGTAACGTCGCTGTGCCGACTCCCACCACCGACGCCTTGGCGAAGGAGGGGCTGGTCTTCGAGAGGGCGTTCACGGGACAGGCGATTTGCGCTCCCAGCCGATCCATGCTCTACACGGGGCTCTATCCGCTACGGAACGGCTGTTTCATCAATCACTCCCCCATCCGGCCGGGCGTGCAAACGCTTCCGAAGTATCTGTCCGACCTCGGTTACACGGTAGTGCTGGCCGGCAAATCGCATGTGAATCCAGACGCGCAGTTTCCCTGGTCCATACGTATGGAGCCCGTCCAAGAAGAGGGATTGCCCAGGCCTTCGATTCCAATCCAGGAGATGGACAAGTTGATGAAGGACCAGGGATCGAAGCCGTTCTGCTTGATGATCGCCAGTGAGTTTCCGCACGGCCCGTATTTTGACGAAAGCCCCTACAAGGCGGACGATGTCTCGCTTCCTCCATTTGCCGACAGCACAGAGGAGGCGAAGAAAAAGGCGACCCTTTATTATGCCAGCATCGCACAGAAGGAGCGGGAGCTCGCCTCGGTGCTCAAATTACTCGAAAAGCATGGGATCGAGGATCAGACAATCGTTTTCTATGCCGATGACCACGGTGTGACGCGCGGAAAATACACGGCCTACGATTCCGGTCTGAACGTAGCGTTCATAGTTCGCTGGCCGGGGAACGTTCCTCCGGGCCGAACGAATGCCTTGAGTAGCTTCGCTGATTTCGTGCCAACGGTGATCGAACTGGCGGGCGGGACGCCGCCCGAGGATCTCGATGGCATGAGCCTGCTGCCAATCCTCGAAAAGGGTGAGGGCAAACAACACGAATACGTCTACGGTGTCACCGTCAATCAAGGCATCATCTATCGCCATGTCTTTCCCCAACGTTCCGTCCACGACGGGCGATACCACTACATCTTCAACTTCAACAGTATGGAGCGGCTAGAGCGGGAAAGAGCGAAAGGGAATGAAGTCAATTACTTCATCGAGAAGGGCGCGTCGAAATACAGGCACCTCCCTGAAGAGATGCTCTTTGACACGCAGAGCGATCCTCACGAGTTAAGTAACCTCGCGGGCAGGCCCGAGATGGCGGATGTCCAGCAAAGTCTCAAGACCGAGCTGTTCCGATGGATGAAGGAGCAGAACGACTATCTGAGCGAGGACGGTCCGCTTCCATTCCTCCAGACCAACAAAAAATTCAGTCTAGACCGCGCTGACGAGGGGCATCCAATTCCGAAGAGGATGATTGGAAGTCTAAAGGGAAAGACCATCGATCCCCACCGGTGA